The Fusarium fujikuroi IMI 58289 draft genome, chromosome FFUJ_chr01 sequence TGGCCCATCGACTGGATTCCGCTCGCGTAACCTCTCTGCCTTCTGGCGCGACTGTTGCCCTTTGCTGACTTCCTGCGCTTATGGATGCCCCGCGATCTCTAGTCGTGGCTGTACTTGTATAAGAGCTGCCTCCAGCGCCGAGCATACCAGATGTCAGTGTTGAGTTGGATGTGACGCTCGTTGGTGTCGGGGGCGGAAGACTTGTGTCGACGAGTGTATCAGTAAGATCTAGTTTGTTGCCAACGAGCATAAGACTCAGGTTCGGTGATGCAAGCGCTCGAGCGTCATTTAGGAAAGGTTGTAGGTTTCGGAAGGATGCGTGAGAGGTGAGGTCGTAGACGAGGATAGCGCCCGCGGCGCCTCGATAATAGGAGCGAGAGACTGATCGGAAACGCTCTGTTCCAGCTGTATCCCAAAGCTAAGTCCTATTAACGTGCTTTCTTTGTCGCGCGATTGAGTGTAATGTACCTGGAGCTTTATCCGTTTCCGCCTTGACCCGGTACCAACTTTGATGATCTTTGTAGCAAACTCTACGCCGATAGTTTGCGACGATAAGACTCTCCATTCATTCTTGACAAAACGGTGTAGTAGGCAGGACCTATAAAGGCACAAAACAGTCAGTCAAAGACTCTGGTGTAGAAGCGCTGCTGTCGCGAAAGAAAGTGTGCGATGTCGCTTGCTAAATGTTTCGATAATGACATACTTTCCAGTTCCGCTGGGCCCAAGCAATATAATCTTGGCCAGGTAATCATACATGCTCCCTAGCTCCTTATCATGGTCAGCCGCTTGGTATCGCGTCGACGACGATGTTCTTCTCGCCTACCTGCTCCCGAGCCGTACCCGAGCTCTCCTCGCTCGCGCCGGAGTGCCGGCGAGGCCTGGTCATTGCGGGCAAATGACGAGATGGCGGAAAATAATGGCGGATATGTTTTAGGCGGTCGGACGATATCGCATGTCTTGGCTCTCGGTTTGGTTATCGCGGTAGGTAATTAGGCAAGTGGAGTATGAAGAGGGTTGCTGTCGGATGTAGGTAGAATATAGAGGAGAAGTAGGgtgaccttgttcttgtttttgTAGCCGTTAAAATTGACAAGAAAAGACGATGTAATGCGATCGATCCCTGGACATGGATGGAATGGATGTTTACATGCCCTGTTCTGTCTGCTCGGTGAGAGCGAGGGTGGGTCGCCCTGTAAATAGCTGGCGTCCTCGCTCTGTAACGGGAGATAGCGTCATTAGGTGATGATAACGTGACGATGTATCCGTAAATGGGAGCCCGATAACACCGCCTGAGCTCGAGTGGAGCGTTGTCAGTGCTTGAATTCTTGGGATAAGATAATTGGCTACAGATAAATAGATTTGCCGATCGGTAGAGATGCAAAATCTGGGGTTCTCGGGACATGAAATCTCTGATTTTTCTACTGACATGCAGCCTGATTCACACTAAATGCGTCCTCGCCTAGCGCCTTTGCTTGCGACTTGCGGTGCATCATGTCTGCATAATTGACAACGCGGTATTTGTCTCAGAGATTCAGTGTAGTTTCAACCCTGAAGTTACGAATTGAAACAGAAAATACAAGAATAGAACTGTGTCTTGCTATTCAGTTGACGTTTGCACTATTCCGGgtaaataagcttattacgTGTGGAAAGACTAAGACAGTCACACACAATTTTTAGCTGTCTGACCTAGGTAAAAAACAGAAGCTGGTAACAGCCAACATTCTCTTACAACTCCAAAATATTGTATACTGTAGGCCAGCCATAGAAAACCGACATATCATCTCCTCCAATGTTTACGCTGTACGTGGCATTGTTTGCCGTCAATGTAGCACCGAATGCAAGACCTGAGAACCTTATTGACCCATTGGCTCTTCAAATGGATACATCGATATTAGCCACAGGCCGATCTGCGGCCAATCTTGAGTCACCAAGTATGGGTCTACATAAAAGCCCCCTCCCGCAATTTTCTCTCCCAGCAGAGTCAAGCAAAGTAGACAGCATCAGCTAGCAACACGACACATAGATCGAACACCGCAAAGCCTTGATGCTAAAGCAGACACAATGCAGTCCGCCAACAACCCCATCTCCCACCATACCAGCCACACCATGGGCCAAGGTGCCGCCAGTAGCAACAGCGGCGACAATAGCTGCGGAGCGAATTGCGTGGATAACCATGTCGGCCATGCAATTGGCGATGGAGATGGGGTTGTCCGAGTCTCGGGTGGAGAGACTGGTAAGACTCTATGTGATAGACAATGTTGGTTCCCAGCTAATGCCTCATAGGAAACGATGGAGGCCTCGTCATGGAAGCCTCCGTAACGGATGTTGGTGTCAGCGACTTGAACCaaactactactactactactactactactacctACGATGAATCAGACGATGAGAGCTCCCTTGCGGACAGCTCCGGCTCCATTAGCGATGGACCCAGCTTTGGAGGAACTTCGATCCGATCCCTGGGCAGCATGTCCAACTGGAGCATCATCGACACTACTCTGCGTGAGGGCGAGCAGTTCATCTATGGCGATTTCGAcaccgagaccaagctcaagattgcTCGAGCGTTGGATGCCGTCGGTGTTGAATACGTGAGTTTGTCGAACAAGCAGACAGTAGATCTCAACTAACACATATCCCAGATCGAAGTGACCTCGCCTGCTGCTTCTCCTCAGTCCAAGTTGGACTGCGCGGCTATCTGCAAGCTGggtctcaaggccaaggttcTTTGCCATATTCGATGCAACATGGACGATGCCAGAATTGCAGTTGAGACCGGTGTCGATGGAATGTAAGTCGATTCAGCATCTCATGTAATTCTCACATACAACTAACATTTTTACCACAGCAACATGTGCATCGGTACTTCCACTCAGCTCATGACGCATTCCCACGGAAAGGATCTCGACTGGATCGCCGCCAAGGCGAAGGAGGTCATCGAATTCACCCAAGCCCACGGCATCGAGGTCCGATTCTCCGGCGAGGACTCTTTTCGCTCCGACTTCAGTGAGATTCTGAAGCTCTACTCGCTCATGGACCGTCTCGGCGCCCACCGCGTTGGAATTGCCGACACCGTTGGCGGCGCTTCTCCCCGTGAGGTTTATGAAAAGATCTCCACGCTCAAGCAGATGGTCGGATGCGACATCGAGACTCACTTCCACAATGACACTGGATGTGCTGTCGCCAACGCCTACACTGCGATTGAGGCTGGGGCCACTCACATTGACACCACTGTCTTGGGCATTGGAGAGAGGAATGGAATTACTTCCCTTTCCAAGCTCTTTCAGTGCATGCTTCAGATGGGCCATGACTCTGTTCTGGCCAAGtacaagcttgagaagattcCTGCTCTCGAACAGCTTGTCGCTGAAGCCGTCCGCATCGAGATCCCCTGGAACAACGCTTCACTTGCAGCATATCTCTGAATGTAACAAGTCGGAGATCGCCTCGCAAGGCTAGAGCTAGATGGCTCAACTTACCTTTCTACTGCTAAGCTTTTAGTGAAGAGTATCAAGTAGTACTCATATAGTGAATTGAAAAATCCGTTTAAGATAATGCTGCCGTCGTGTATTCAAGTTACCCTGCACCATCATGTTGCCACAACAATTGGGTACAAACTAAAATTGATGCCGAACCATTCGGAACCTGCCATTATTTTGATTATGATGTCAAAAGTTCGATATTCTTCAATAGTCTCACTTGCACTGTAGATAATTGCAAGCATTTCATGACTTATGAGGACCCATCAAAGGTGACGAGTTGCCGAGGCATGTTCGGGTCAGCCACCCCCAGATTCCCCACGTGTGCTTAAATCGCCGAGATTGAATGATATCCCCAGGTTAGTTTGATACAAGCTCACTCCCCGTTCTTTTCATACTTTTTAACAATTTCATACATTCGATAGCCATCATGAAGATTCAAGACCGGACATTTGTCATCTCCGGAGGGTAGGCAGAGTCACATCAAAACACTCAATCACATGTCGCTGACTTGGTATAGTGCTTCTGGTCTTGGCCAGGCATGTGTTGAAGATATATGCGCCAATGGCGGTAACGTGGCCATTCTCGACATGAATGAGGAGAACGGCCAAGAACTAGTCAAGAAATTGGGTTCATCAGCCAAATTCTTTGAATGTAACGTGTTGGAGACAGAGAGCGTAACCAAGGCTGTCCAAGGTGCTGCACAATGGGCCAAAGAGACAGGGAAGCCTCTTGGGGGTGTGATTGCTGCAGCTGGTGTATCAACTCCTGCGACGGTAAGACTCTTCGAATTTGTGACTGGGTGTGTGAGTCTATAACTGACTGAATAACTAGATGCTCGACCGCAATGGTGCTGCCTTCAGCCTggatgactttgactttgttaTCAATGTCAACCTCCGCGGCACAATCGACCTCGTGCGCCAGACTCTTGAGCACCTTGCAAAGGTAGAGCCTGAGGGATCTGACGGCGAGCGAGGTGTTGTCATCATGGTGGCTTCATCAGCAGCCT is a genomic window containing:
- a CDS encoding probable 3-hydroxyacyl-CoA dehydrogenase translates to MKIQDRTFVISGGASGLGQACVEDICANGGNVAILDMNEENGQELVKKLGSSAKFFECNVLETESVTKAVQGAAQWAKETGKPLGGVIAAAGVSTPATMLDRNGAAFSLDDFDFVINVNLRGTIDLVRQTLEHLAKVEPEGSDGERGVVIMVASSAAFDGQKGQVSYSASKGAVTAMTLPMARDLARYGIRVVTIAPSLFDSRMTSVMPEKVKKSLEGAMEFPKRAGQPKEFAQLARQGIENVMLNGVVIRLDGAMRMPSKM
- a CDS encoding related to GTP-binding protein rab4b, whose protein sequence is MTRPRRHSGASEESSGTAREQELGSMYDYLAKIILLGPSGTGKSCLLHRFVKNEWRVLSSQTIGVEFATKIIKVGTGSRRKRIKLQLWDTAGTERFRSVSRSYYRGAAGAILVYDLTSHASFRNLQPFLNDARALASPNLSLMLVGNKLDLTDTLVDTSLPPPTPTSVTSNSTLTSGMLGAGGSSYTSTATTRDRGASISAGSQQRATVAPEGREVTRAESSRWASTAGISVVTEASAFNGEGVDEIFERLARIILTKIELGEIDPDDPASGIQYGDSGGWNTASDGGSIKSSMTGATVEDGHSGLRRRRKKNRTQNWGLREWEEVFTLSNRRRGGGCC
- a CDS encoding probable homocitrate synthase, mitochondrial precursor produces the protein MQSANNPISHHTSHTMGQGAASSNSGDNSCGANCVDNHVGHAIGDGDGVVRVSGGETGNDGGLVMEASVTDVGVSDLNQTTTTTTTTTTYDESDDESSLADSSGSISDGPSFGGTSIRSLGSMSNWSIIDTTLREGEQFIYGDFDTETKLKIARALDAVGVEYIEVTSPAASPQSKLDCAAICKLGLKAKVLCHIRCNMDDARIAVETGVDGINMCIGTSTQLMTHSHGKDLDWIAAKAKEVIEFTQAHGIEVRFSGEDSFRSDFSEILKLYSLMDRLGAHRVGIADTVGGASPREVYEKISTLKQMVGCDIETHFHNDTGCAVANAYTAIEAGATHIDTTVLGIGERNGITSLSKLFQCMLQMGHDSVLAKYKLEKIPALEQLVAEAVRIEIPWNNASLAAYL